DNA sequence from the Streptomyces sp. CA-210063 genome:
CGCCAGCCCCAGCGGCGGCGGCCGATGCCGGACCCGGTGGACACCGACGAACCGGAGGACGGTCCAGAGAACGAGGAGTCCCGGACCGAGCTGAACGCGCTCGCGGCCGACCGCCGAGCCCTCGTCGAGCAGACCGACCACGCCGAGTGGGTCGACCAGCAGCGCGAGCGCCAGCGGCGGCCCGCCCAGGGCGACAGCTGGGACCCGGTCCCCGTGCCGCTCCCGACGTACGTCACGGCGCCGGTGGCCCCCCGGGCCACCTCCGGTGTCGACCTCGGCGCCCCGGACGCGTGGAGTTCCGCGCGCTCCAGCGCGGCCGACCCGCACGGCCAGTCGGGCGCCGCCTCGACCACCGCTGAGGGGGAGCACGGCGGCGAGGAGTGCGCGGACGACGGCGGTGCCTGCGACGCGGGCGACGCTCCCGCCGGCGGCCGTTCCGACGCCCGCCGGGCCGCGTCCGCGCGACGCTCCCGCGAGCGGGGCCGCACGCCCCTCTTCGACCAGTACGAGGACGGCGACCGCCCCCGCGCGGCCAACGAGTGACCCTCGCCCCCCCCGGCCTCCACTCCGCTGACCAGCCAGGAGCCGGTCCGCAGCCGCACCGGGAGCCGCCCGGGAACGGATTTCCAAGCACCGCGATGGGGATGCTAGAGTTTCACTCGTTGCAAGGGCCTGTGGCGCAGTCCGGTAGCGCACCTCGTTCGCATCGAGGGGGTCTGGGGTTCAAATCCCCACAGGTCCACGCAGCTCAGAGCCCCCAGTGGTGATCACCACTGGGGGCTCTGACGTGTTGTCAGGCGGGCGGCGGGCGGCGCTCGTCAGGAGCTTGCCGCAACCGGTTCCGTGATCGCGTCGAAGTACGGCCAGCCATCCACCTCGACCGTCTGGGACGACGGGTCCAGGTCCAGGTTCGGGGCGGCGGCGTCCAGGAGGCGGCGGACCGTGCCGGGCTCGTGGAGGTTGAGGTAGGTGTGGTCCGGGAGGCGGACCAGGGCGCCGGAGTCGAAGTAGCAGTTCGACACCACTCGGTCTTCGGACGGGCCGAAGACCAGGACCAGGCGTCGCCGCCGGGGGCCCTGCGGGTAGAGGGACAGCTTGAGGCGGCAGTGGTCGTAGGCCACGCGATGGGGGTCCCTCCCGCTCGAGTGGAGTCGGGAGTGGCGGAGTTGGCGGACCGTCCAGTGCCAGGTGGTGTCGCCCACGACGAGACGCCGTAGACGGTTGTTCTTCGTCACGCGGACACCGTAGGCGGCCAACGCCGTCGCGGGCACGGGGATTTACGCGCCGGTGGTCAGGGGTGGAGCGGCTTCGCGAAGCACAGGCTCAGTTCGTGGAAGCGGTAGTAGCCGAACTTGGCGCAGGGCTCGTAGCCGCTGGAGGTGTAGAGGGACACGGCCTCGGGCTGCTTGGTGCCGGTTTCGAGCACCATGCGGGTGCGGCCGGCCGCACGGGCGTCGGACTCCAGTTCGGCGAGTATGCGGCGGGCCAGGCCCAGACCGCGGGCCTCGGGGGTGACGTACATACGCTTGATCTCGGCGTCCCCGTCCTGGTGTCCCTCGTCGTTGGTCTCCTGGGAGCGCCAGCCGCCCGTGGCGAGAGGTCTGCCGTGCTCGTCGTAGGCGATCAGGTACAGCCCGGCCGGCGGTACGAAGTGCGCCGGGTCCATGTACGTGGCGTCGCCGTCGTCGCCGTAGCGGACGCTGTACTCGGCCTGGACCTCGTCGTTCAGCTTGACGGCGTCGGGGTGGTCGAAGGGTACGCGGCGGATAAACATGTCATGCATCGTACATCTATGCGGGATGTCGTTTCAGGTGTTCGCGGGGGTTCGGCCGGACAGGAGCCCGTTCGGCCGGGAACGGGCGGCGGTGGCGGGGCGCGCGGTCGCTGGACGGGTGGGGGAGGCGAACGGCGGCGTACGTGCCGGGTAGCGTACGTGCCCTCTGCTACACAGGAGAGTGCTGTGCTGACCGTGACCTCGGTGAATGTGAACGGGCTGCGGGCCGCCGCGAAGAAGGGCTTCGTGGAGTGGCTCGCCGGGACCTCGGCGGATGTGCTGTGCCTGCAGGAGGTGCGGGCCGAGCCGGAGCAGCTGCCCGAGGGGGTGCGGCAGCCCGAAGGGTGGCATGTCGTGCACGCCCCGTCCGTCGCCAAGGGGCGCGCGGGGGTGTCGCTCTACAGCCGCCGCGAGCCCGACCGGATCCAGGTCGGCTTCGGATCGGCCGAGTTCGCCGGCAGCGGACGGTACGTCGAGGCCGACCTGCCCGGGGTCACCGTGGCCAGCCTCTACCTCCCCTCCGGTGAGGTCGGGACCGAGCGGCAGGACGAGAAGGTCCGGTTCATGGGGGAGTTCCTCGCCCATCTGAAGGAGCTGCGGGAGCGGGCCGCCGCGGACGGGCGTGAGGTCGTCGTGTGCGGCGACTGGAACATCGCCCACCAGCAGGCCGACCTCAAGAACTGGCGGGGGAACCAGAAGAACTCCGGGTTCCTGCCGGAGGAGCGGGCGTGGCTCTCGCAGGTGTTCGACGAGAGAGACGGGGCGTACGTCGATGTCCTGCGCGCCCTCCATCCGGATGTCGAGGGGCCCTACACCTGGTGGTCCTACCGGGGGCGGGCCTTCGACAACGACACCGGCTGGCGCATCGACTACCAGGTGGCCACGGCCGGCCTCGCCGCCCGGGCCGTCAAGGGGTACGTGGAGCGGGCGGCCACGCACGCCGAACGGTGGTCGGACCACGCGCCCGTCACCGTGGTGTACGAGTGACCTGGCACCGGCGGGCGACCAACGTCACAGGTCTCTGACGCGCTACGCCGCTCGGCACCGGTTGTTCGATTGCTGTGCGGAAATACTCACCCCCAGAGGACGGTGCTTACCGGCCGGAGGGGCGGAGACGTGCGGGGGCAGGAACGGGGCGGCCACAACGAGCTCAGCGGCGTCGTGCACGGTGCCAGTGTGCAGGCCGCCGTCGTGCACGGCGACGTCCACGTCCGCACCGGCGATCCGGCCGCACCCCGGCCACGCGCTCCGCTGCCGTGGCAGCTTCCGCCCGCGTTTCCCCTCACCGCCCGCAGGGCCGAACTCCGGAGACTGGAACAGCATCGGGCCGCTGCCGCCGGCCGGGGCCATCCCGTCCTCGCCGCGCTGAGCGGACTGGGCGGGGTGGGCAAGACCGCCCTCGCCCTGTCCTGGCTGCACGGGCTGCGCCCGGATTTCCCGGACGGCCAGTTGTACGCGGACCTGGGCGGCCAGTCGCCGGCCGGGCCCGCCGACCCCGCCGAGGTACTGAGCGGATTCCTGCGTGGCCTGGGAGTTCCGCCACGACAGGTGCCCCACGGTCCGGCGGAACGGGCGGCGCTGTACCGCTCCTTGACCGCCGAGCGCGCCATCGTGGTCCTGCTCGACGACGCGGCGACGGCGGCCCAGGTACGGCCGCTGCTGCCGGGCGGCCGGAACGTCACCCTCGTGACCAGCCGGACGCGGATGTCCGGACTGGCACTCGAGGGCTGCCACCAGATGCAGGTGGAGCCACTCGCCCAGGAAGCGGCGGTGGAACTGCTCGCGGCGACCCTCGCCGACGACCGGGTGGCCACCCAGACCGACGACGCCCGAGCCCTCGTCGGGCTGTGCGCGGGACTGCCGCTCGCCGTGCGCGTCGCGGGAGCGCGGCTCGCCGCCCGGCCGGGCCGACGGATCACCACGATGGTGCGGGCCCTCGCCGCCGAGCACGGGCGGCTGGACGCGCTCGCGATCGACGGCGACCACGGTGTGCGCGCCGCGCTGGATCTGTCGTACCGGGGTCTGCCCGAGACGGCGGCGCGGCTCTACCGGCTGCTCGGGGTGCACCCCGGAAGGGAGTTCGGGAGTGCGGTCGCGGAGGCGGTCCTGGCTCGCGGGCACGCCCCCGGTGAGCCGGGTTCCGGGGCGCCCGGCCTCGGCCCGCCCGACGCGGAAAGGTCGTTGGAGAACCTGTACGACGCCAATCTGCTGATCGACACGGGAGAGGACCGCTACCGCTTTCACGACCTCGTTCGGCTGCACGCCGCCGAGAAGGCCGCGCAGGACGAGCCCGACGAGGAACGGGCGGCGGTGTTCCGGCGCATCGCGGACCACTATGTGGCCACCGCGACCCGGGCGGAGAAGGCCGTCGATCCGTACCACCCGCTGCGGGAACGGTCCTACGGGCCCGGCCCGGTGGTCGAGGGGGACCCCGGACCCGGACCACGGGCCGCACTGGACTGGCTGGAGCGGGAACTGCCCCAGTTGATGGCGGTGATCCGGCACGCCAGGGCGGCGGGTGCGGCGGAGGCCTGCTGGCAGCTCGCCGACGCCATGGGGCCGCTCTTCATCCGGCGCAAGCACTACGACGAGTGGCTCGCCGCGTACGAGGAGGGGCTGGTCGCGGCGCGCGAGGTGGGCGACACCCAGGCCGCGTGCCGGATGCTGACGTCCGGGGGCCAGGGCGAGCTGGGGCGTGGCGGGCACGGGCGGGCGCTGGAGATGTTCGAGGAGGCGGCCGGGCTCTTCTCGTCCATCGGGGACCTGCTCGGCCACGCCCGTACGCTCAACTATCGGGGACTGGCCCACCAGCGCCTGGGGCAACTGGACGAAGCGGCCGCGCTGTTCGCCCGCGCGGCCGTCGAACTCCCCCGGCACGGGGACGAGCGGGCGGGCGGGCTCGCCCGGCTCAACGCGGCCGACATCGACCTCACCCTCGGCCGTGCGGAGCGGGCCGCCGAGGGTGCCGCCGCGGCACGGGCCGTGCTGCTGGCCGTGGACGACCCCTACAACGCCGCACGGGCCGCCACCCTGCTCGGCCGGTCCGCCCTGCTCCGGGGCGGGCTCGACGAGGCGGAGCGCCTGCTCTCCGAAGCACTCGCCGATCTCGGTGCCGTGGGGGCGGATTCCGAGACGGCCCGCGCACTCCGGGCCCTGGCCGAGGTCGCCGAGGGCCGCGGGGAGCGTGCCCTCGCCCGGGAGCGCTACCACCAGGCGCTCACCCTGGCCGTCGCGGCGAACCAGCCGGGCCAGGCCGAGGGGCTGCGCGAGCGCCTGCGGCTGCTGGATGGGGATGGGGATGGGGATGGGGATGGGGATGGGGATGGGGATGGGGGCGGGGACGAGGTCGAGGGCGGGGTCGGGGACGAGGTCGAGGGCGGGGGCGAGGTCGAGGGCGGGGTCGGGGGTGAGGGCGAGGCCGGTGGGTGACCAGGGCACGCGGTATGGCGGCCACTGCTGTCGGGTACCGGGTCGACGTGGCGCCGCAGCCGGCGCCGGCCGCGACCGGGCCGACCGTTCCGGTGACCGGACCGGTGTCCCCGGCCACGGTCCTCGTCGCCGGGGACGCCGTTCACCGTGCGTCCGTGACCAGCCGCGCATGAGCCAGGGACGCCCAGACCGGCCAGGGACAGCGGGCCGCGTGCCGCTCGGTCAGGGTCAGCCGGATCGGCACGTGTCCGTACGGGCCCACGCGCAGCCAGCACCTCCCGGCCCCGGTGTGTACCGCGACCACCGCCGCGCCCGGGTGGCCGACGGCGAGCGCGTCGGCCGCATCGTGTCCCGCCCCCGGCGCCACCAGCACATCGGCGAGCGCGGGCCAGGGCCGCGGCGCGGGCAGTTCCACCCGCAGATGCTCGTCGACGACCGCGGGTCCGGCGGCCGGTCCCGGCGCCAGGACGCGGACGTACCGGGCCCACGGCCCCGGCGCCCGTCTCTCCGTCGCACTCACGACTCGGCACCCCCCGGCTCGTCGTACCGCACCAGGACCGGCGGTACCGCTGCCGCCGGGGCGGGCCGTGCGACGGGAGCGCGCAGACGCAGCTTCCGGTAGAGAAGGGCGCGCATCCGACGGGCGAACCGGCCCGGTTCCGAACTGATCCGGGCCGCGACGCGCGCGTACCGGTCCGGGCGGTACGCGGCGGCGCTCTGCCGCAGCTGGCGGAGCAGCGGCCGGCCCATGTCGATCCGGGGCGCGAGCGAGCGCAGCTCGGCCATCGGCGAGGAGGGATCGAGATCGGTGTCGGGGGAGCCGGCGGTCAGCAGCCGGGCGCCCGTCATCGCCCCGTACAGCGACACGGAGCCGTGGTCTCCCACGATGTAGTCGGCCGCGACCACGGCACCGCTCCACTCCGCGTGCTGGCTGACCAGGCCCACGCCGCAGCGGCTCAGCCCGGCGAACGCGCTGCGGATGTGCCACTCGCTGTGCGCGTTCCAGACGTTCGAGTGCAGCATGACGACGATACGGAAGTCCTCCCGCGGGAGTTGGGCGGCCAGCAGTTCCAGCAGGTCCCAGTGGCGTCCGAGCAGCGAGTCGGGTCCCCAGGTCGAGCAGACGAGGACCAGCTCCTGCCGGAGCGCCGCGCCCAGCGCCCTGCGGTAGAGGTCCCGCGCGGGCAGGCTCGCCGCGACGCGGTCGTAGCAGGGGTCCCCGACCACCTCGGCCACGGGCAGCGCCTCGGGGCACTCCCGGCCGAGGCGGGTGCGGTCGTCCTCATGGGCCAGGACGATCGCCGCGGGCACCACCACCCCGTCGCGGACCAGCCACTGCCGGCCCAGTCCGTACACCTCGCGCACCGCGGGGAGACGGCCGCGACGGTCGTCGGGCACGGAGACGCGCTTGTTGTACGAGGCGCCGTGCGGGAGCACGATCACCGGGACGCTCAGTTCGTACAGGCTGCCGTAGCTCGCGGCCAGCGCGAGGTCGAAGCGGGTGTGCACCGCCTGGCCCCACGGCACGACGAGGGCCCTGGTGTTCTCCAGGAACTCGTCCACGCCGTGGTTGAAGACGTCACCGGCCACCGTGAACAGGACCTGCACCCGCGGGTCGCCCTCCAGCAGCCGGACCGCGTCCAGCAGCCGCCGGGCGGAGGTCACCGTGTGCACCACCGCGAGCACCCGCTTGCGGATGCGGAAGGTCGCCCAGCGTTCGACATCCAGACGCAAGGGCACGGCAGGACGCCGTTCGGCGTCCTGCATCAACAGACTCATGTGAACTCCCCCGTGAATCACCAGAGTTGAGGTGCGGCCGGAAAGCCGTACGCGGCCACGGAGTGGGGTCTCCCCGGGCGGTATGACGGCGGGCTTGCAGAAAACTTGCACCTTCCGCGTACGCCGGTCCCCGTCGGCCCTGTGCGCCCCTTCGCGCGACCATGCGCCCCGCTTTACACCTCTGTTCCGTTCGTCGCGGTGGCGACAGTGAGACACGGGGTGGACAGGTGTGCGATCCGCCGGGCGTCCGTGCGGAGACCGCCGGCGCGAGGAAAGAAGCGCAGCGCCCGGGCGGACGCGCACCACCCGAATGTGGCGCGACGCCTCTACGCAACGCCGCTGGGAAACGTCTGGAAGAAGCGGAACCACCTGGGGGAAGTGGTGCACCTTCTTGCGCTCGGGCCGCTCGAACTGTGGCACGGGGGACGGCAGTACCCGCTCGGATCGCTGAAGGAGCGCCGGGTGCTGGCGGTCCTGCTGTACGCCCAGGGGGATCCGGTCGCCGTCGATACGCTCGTCGAACGCGTCTGGGACGACGACGAAGTGCCCGTGACCGCCGTGGAGACGCTGCACACCTATCTCTCCCGGCTGCGCAACCGGCTGCGTCGCGCTGTCGGTGAGCTGGCGCAGCTGGAGCGTACGTCCCCACGCCGCTACCGGCTGCGTGTCCAGCAGGCGGACGACGTGGACTTCGTACGGCTGCGACGGCTGCGCGACGAGGCTCGCACGGCGGCGGGGCGTGGTGACCGGGAGTACGCCGTCGGTCTGCTGCACACCGCCGCGTCACTGTGGCGGGGCGAGCCGTTCGCGGAGTTCACCGGCGACTGGGCCGCCTCCGCCCGGGCACGGCTGACCGAGGACCACCGCCACATCCGACAGGAGCGCATCCGGCTGGAGCTGGAGCTCGGCCGCCACGCCGACCTGCTGGGCGAACTCCATGAGCTCGTCTCCCTGAACCCCTTGGCCCAACAGGCGGTCGCCGCCCTGATGCTGGCCCTGTACCGGTCGGGCCGGGACGGCGAGGCGCTGAACCTCTACCGCACCACGCGTCACCGGCTGAGCGAGGAACTCGGCATCGACCCCGGCACCGAACTCCAGGAACTGCAGCTCCGTATCCTCGGCCAGGACCCGGGCCTGCGGGCGCACCGCCCGGCGGCCGTGGAGCCGGGGGCCGGCCAGGGTGGTGGCGTGCGGGCGGCCGATCGTGGGACCAGGCATCCGGGGAGCAGCCTGCCGCGTGACACCAGGGACTTCACGGGCCGTACGAGCGAGCTCGACATCCTGCTCGCCGACCGTGTTCCCGACGGCAACGGGACGGCGCTGCCGGTCGATGTGGTGCACGGTATGCCCGGAGTCGGCAAGTCCGCGCTGATCGTGCACGCCGCGCACCGGTTGCGTGGGCGCTACCCGGCGGGCCAGTTCTACGTGGACCTGCGTGCCTACGGCGACCAGCCGCCCTACGATCCCGCGGACGCCCTGGCGTTCCTGCTGCACACCGTCGGGGTCCCCGATCCGCTGCCCGTCACGCTGGACGAGCGGACCGCGCTCTGGCGTGAGTGGACCGCCCAGCACCGGGTGCTGGTGGTGCTCGACAACGCCCGGGACGCCGAACAGATACGCCCGTTGCTGCCCGGCTCGCCGGACTGCCGCGCGATCGTGGCCAGCCGTAACCGGCTCACCGAACTGGACGGCGCCACCTCGCTGTTCCTGGACGTGCTGTCCGTGTCCGAGGCCGGTGCGCTCTTCGCCCGGATCGCGGGGGCGGCCCGGGTCTCCGACACGGCGGCCCTGCGCCGCGTCGTGGAACTGTGCGGTCGGCACCCCCTCACCCTGCAACTGCACGCGAGCCGGTTCCGGCACCGGGACACCTGGGACCTGGAGTACGTCGCGGACCGGCTGGAGGGGGCCGGCGACAGGCTGGAGGAGTTCGACGAACGCGTCGCCGCGGCCCTGCAGATGTCCTGCGCCGACCTGGACGCCCCGGCGCGCCGGCTGTTCCGCAGGCTGGCGCTGCATCCGGGCCCCGACATCACGCTGGAGGCCGCGATGGCGCTGTCCGGGGACGTCGAGCCGGGGGCGGTGCGCCGGGCGGCGGAGTCCCTGCTGGACCGCCACCTGCTGGACGAGCCGGTTCGGGACCGCTATCAACTCCATGATCTGGCCCGCGCGTTCGGCGGTCGTCTGAGCCGACGGGAGGACCCGCCGGCCGAGCGTGGCGCGGCACTGCGGCGCCTGATGTCCTACTACCTCACGGCCTCCGACCGTGCGGACCGGCTGGCTCATCCGCGGCGCCGCAGAAGGCCGGTTCCGCCGGAGCTGACGGCACCGATCGCGCCGGGCTTCACCACGGGTCCGCGCGCCGACTCCGCCGCCGACGAGGCGTCGGTGTGGCTGACGGTGGAGCGGGGCAACCTGCTGGCCGTGGCGCGCACGGCCGCGACGGAGTTCCCGGAGTTCGCCGCTCTGTTCCCACACGTCCTCGCGCACTGTCTCCAGCGCTGGGGTACGCACGACATCACCGCCGAACTGCATGCCGCGGCCCTCACCGCACTCCGCTCGGGGGAGGACCGGGCGGCCCTCGCCCAACTGCTGGTGGAACGGGCGAGCGTCCTGGCCCGGGAGAACCACAGCGCGGCCCTCGCCGCCGCGACCGAGGCGCTGACCCTGTTCGAGCAGCTCGGCGATCCCCGGGGCCGCGCCGACGCCCTCCTCGAAATCGGCCGCGCCCATCTCGGCGCGGGCCGCGGTGAGGCGTGCCTGCGGGAACTGGACCGGTGCCTCGTGCTCTATCGCGCGGTCGACGACCGGCACGGCGTGGCCGCGACCCTCAATGTGCAGGGCACGGCCAGGGTGCACCGGGCGGAGTACGCCGAGGCGACGCACTGCTTCCGGACCATGCTGGGCATGACCCGGGAGCTGCGCGATCGCCACGGCCAGGCCCTCGCCTGGAACAACCTCGGCGACATCCGGCTCGCCCTGGGGCTCCATGAGGAGGCCCGCGACCACTACGAGCGGGCCATGGGCCTGATGCGGGAGGTCGGCGGCAAGAAGGAAATCGCGATTCTGGACACCAACCTCGGTGCCGTGTACTCCGCCACCGGTCAGCCGGGGCGGGCGCTGACCTCTTTCCGGCGGGCTCTGGCCAGCCACCGGGCGGGCGGGGACGCCATCGGTGAGGTCAACACTCTGATCTGCCTGGGGGAGACCTGCGCGGGTTCCGGACGCACGGAGGAGGCCCTCTCCCACTTCCGGGCCGCCGAGGAGGTCGCGCGCCGTATTGATAATGCGTACGAGAGGCAGAGGGCTCTCCTCGGAATTGCTGACACGTATGACAAGGAGGGGCGGTTCGGTCTCGCGCTGGAGACCTACCAGAACGCGCTTTCCATAGCACACGAGCACAGTTATTCGCTGTGTTCGGCGCGGGCGCTGGCTGGTATTTCCCGAACGCATCTTCGTATGGGCAGCACCCCGTCCGCCCGCGCCCACGCGGAACGGGCGCTGGCGATGTACCGGAGTCTCGGGGCGAACGGGGAGGCTGCTGAGCTGCGTCGACTGTTCGACGACTGGGGTGCTACCGGCTCGTGAGAGCCGGTGGGGCTACCAAATGCACTCGGCGTGTGCGGCGGTCATGTTCATGACCGAAATGACGGCCGTGGCGAGCAGCATGGTAATCGTGCGCACTTCTCTCCCGATTCGAGCGAGTATCCGAAGTTAGGGCGTGTGATCGATCGACTCGGGAAGACATTAGCCCACGTGGTGTGCGGGGTTTAACGATTCTCCGTCCCTCTAATGGGTGATTTTTTGCCTGCGGCTAGCCATTCTGGCTTTGTTCATATGTCGACTTCCGCAATCGCCTGTCCAGCGCCATCGACAGCTCCGCCTCCGTCACGGCCTTCGCCAGGGGGCGTAGGCGTTCGAGGTCCTCGGGGGTGCGGCCGGGCCGGGTGAGGACCAGGTCGGTGAAGAGGGCGGCGAGGGCTTCGGCGTGTTCGCGTACGCGGCGGCCGGCGGCGAGGACGTCGGCGAGCGGGACGCCCTCGCGGACCAGGGCGGCCGAGGCGTCGAGCAGGCGGCGGCTGATGTGGACGATCTCGCCGCCGTCGGTGGCGAGATAGCCGAGGTCGAGGGCGGCGGAGAGGTTCTCCGACGTCGCCTGGTCGCCGAAGTGGTCGGCGAGTTCCTCGGGGGAGAGGTGGACCGGGACCTCCTCGGTGGGGGCGCCGAGGCCGAGCAGCTCGCCCACGTGACGACCCTGGTCGAAGGCCTCGGCCAGCTCCGCTATGCCGCTCAGGGTGTGGCCACGCTCCAGCAGCGCCGAGATCGTGCGCAGCCGGGCCAGGTGCGTGTCGTCGTACCAGGCGATACGGCCCTCGCGGCGGGGCGGCGGGATCAGTTTGCGCTCCCGGTAGAAGCGCAGGGTGCGGACGGTGATACCGGCCATCCCGGCCAGCTCCTCCATGCGGTACTCGTGTCGCTCGCCGTCGTCTGCCACGCGGGAAGCCTATGTTGTACCGCCGGTAACTCGGCAGCGACCGACCCCTACCCAGCGGTACGGTCCTGCCCTACGCTCCCCACTGCGCCAGTGATTACTGGCGCGGACAAGAGGTGCGAACGCGGTGTGCGCACGCGATGAGGCGTGGAGGTACCGGATGGGCGAGCACAGGGACGGGAACGGGCGGGAGCGGGGACCGCATGTGCGGGTGGCGGTGATCGGGTCCGGCTTCGGCGGGCTCGGGGCCGCCGTGCGGCTGCGGCGCGAGGGGATCACCGACTTCGTCGTCCTGGAGCGGGCCGGTTCCGTCGGCGGCACCTGGCGGGACAACGACTACCCGGGGTGCGCCTGCGATGTGCCGTCCCACCTCTACTCGTTCTCGTTCGCGCCCCACCCCGACTGGCCGCGCGCCTTCTCCGGGCAGGAGCACATCCGGGCCTATCTGGAGCAGGTGGCGGACGTCTTCGGGCTCCGGCCGCACCTCCGCTTCGACTCCGAGGTGACGATGATGCGGTGGGACGCGGAGCGGCTGTGCTGGGACATCGAGACCAGCGGCGGGCCGTTGTCGGCCGATGTCGTCGTCTCCGCCACCGGGCCGCTCTCCGACCCGAAGATCCCGACCGGGGCCGAGCTGCCGGGGCTCGACTCCTTCCCCGGCAGGGTCTTCCACTCCGCGCGCTGGGACCACGGCTACGACCTGCGCGGCAAGCGGGTCGCGATGATCGGTACGGGGGCCTCCGCGATCCAGATCGTGCCGGCGATCCAGCCCGAGGTCGGCCGGCTGACCCTCTTCCAGCGGACCCCGCCCTGGGTGCTGCCGCGCGTCGACCGGGCCATCGGCGGCGTCGAGCGGTGGCTGCACCGGCAGCTGCCCTTCACCGCGCGGGCCCGGCGCGGACTGCTGTGGGGCATCCGGGAGTTGCAGGTCCAGGCCTTCACCAAGCGCCCCGAGGTGCTGGGCGTGGTCGAGCGGGTGGCGAAGCGGCACCTGGCCCGGACCGTCGAGGACCCCGCCCTGCGCGCCCGGCTCACCCCCGGCTACCGCATCGGCTGCAAGCGCATCCTCCTGTCGAACACCTACTATCCGGCGCTCACCCGGCCGAACGTCGACGTGGTCGCCTCCGGGCTGGCCGAGGTCGACGGCTCCACGCTCGTCGCCGCCGACGGGACCACCGCCGAGGTCGACGCCATCGTCTTCGGCACCGGGTTCCATGTCACCGACATGCCCATCGCCGACCGGGTCGTGGGCGCCGACGGCAGAACACTCGCCGAGGCCTGGGCGGACGGCGGGATGCGGTCACTGCGCGGGGCCTCCGCCGCCGGGTTCCCGAACTGGATGACGATCATCGGGCCCAACACGGGGCTCGGGAACTCCAGCATGATCCTGATGATCGAGTCCCAGCTCGCCTACATGGCGGACTTCGTACGGCAGTTGGACGTGCTGGGCGGCCGGGTGGCCCTCGACGCCCGGCCCGCCGCCGTGGCGGCCTGGAACGAGCGGGTCCAGCGGCGCATGGAACGCACGGTCTGGAACACGGGCGGCTGCACCAGCTGGTACCGCGACGCGAACGGCCGCAACACGACCCTCTGGCCGGGGACGACAGCTGAGTTCCGCAGTGCCACCCGGCGGGTCGAGCTGAGTGAGTACGAGGTGCTGCGGGCGCCCCGGCCGGGCACGGAGAACACCGGCGGGGCGAGGAACTGGAACACGGCGAAGGTGGAGGCGGGCGCGTGACCCGACTGACCCATGTGAAGCACGGGCCCTACGCCCCGCCCGTCGCCGTACGGGAGTCGGCGGCCGTGTCCGCCGACGGGGCCCGGCTCCATGTCGAGGTGC
Encoded proteins:
- a CDS encoding AfsR/SARP family transcriptional regulator is translated as MARRLYATPLGNVWKKRNHLGEVVHLLALGPLELWHGGRQYPLGSLKERRVLAVLLYAQGDPVAVDTLVERVWDDDEVPVTAVETLHTYLSRLRNRLRRAVGELAQLERTSPRRYRLRVQQADDVDFVRLRRLRDEARTAAGRGDREYAVGLLHTAASLWRGEPFAEFTGDWAASARARLTEDHRHIRQERIRLELELGRHADLLGELHELVSLNPLAQQAVAALMLALYRSGRDGEALNLYRTTRHRLSEELGIDPGTELQELQLRILGQDPGLRAHRPAAVEPGAGQGGGVRAADRGTRHPGSSLPRDTRDFTGRTSELDILLADRVPDGNGTALPVDVVHGMPGVGKSALIVHAAHRLRGRYPAGQFYVDLRAYGDQPPYDPADALAFLLHTVGVPDPLPVTLDERTALWREWTAQHRVLVVLDNARDAEQIRPLLPGSPDCRAIVASRNRLTELDGATSLFLDVLSVSEAGALFARIAGAARVSDTAALRRVVELCGRHPLTLQLHASRFRHRDTWDLEYVADRLEGAGDRLEEFDERVAAALQMSCADLDAPARRLFRRLALHPGPDITLEAAMALSGDVEPGAVRRAAESLLDRHLLDEPVRDRYQLHDLARAFGGRLSRREDPPAERGAALRRLMSYYLTASDRADRLAHPRRRRRPVPPELTAPIAPGFTTGPRADSAADEASVWLTVERGNLLAVARTAATEFPEFAALFPHVLAHCLQRWGTHDITAELHAAALTALRSGEDRAALAQLLVERASVLARENHSAALAAATEALTLFEQLGDPRGRADALLEIGRAHLGAGRGEACLRELDRCLVLYRAVDDRHGVAATLNVQGTARVHRAEYAEATHCFRTMLGMTRELRDRHGQALAWNNLGDIRLALGLHEEARDHYERAMGLMREVGGKKEIAILDTNLGAVYSATGQPGRALTSFRRALASHRAGGDAIGEVNTLICLGETCAGSGRTEEALSHFRAAEEVARRIDNAYERQRALLGIADTYDKEGRFGLALETYQNALSIAHEHSYSLCSARALAGISRTHLRMGSTPSARAHAERALAMYRSLGANGEAAELRRLFDDWGATGS
- a CDS encoding GNAT family N-acetyltransferase, which codes for MFIRRVPFDHPDAVKLNDEVQAEYSVRYGDDGDATYMDPAHFVPPAGLYLIAYDEHGRPLATGGWRSQETNDEGHQDGDAEIKRMYVTPEARGLGLARRILAELESDARAAGRTRMVLETGTKQPEAVSLYTSSGYEPCAKFGYYRFHELSLCFAKPLHP
- a CDS encoding ATP-binding protein, whose amino-acid sequence is MRGQERGGHNELSGVVHGASVQAAVVHGDVHVRTGDPAAPRPRAPLPWQLPPAFPLTARRAELRRLEQHRAAAAGRGHPVLAALSGLGGVGKTALALSWLHGLRPDFPDGQLYADLGGQSPAGPADPAEVLSGFLRGLGVPPRQVPHGPAERAALYRSLTAERAIVVLLDDAATAAQVRPLLPGGRNVTLVTSRTRMSGLALEGCHQMQVEPLAQEAAVELLAATLADDRVATQTDDARALVGLCAGLPLAVRVAGARLAARPGRRITTMVRALAAEHGRLDALAIDGDHGVRAALDLSYRGLPETAARLYRLLGVHPGREFGSAVAEAVLARGHAPGEPGSGAPGLGPPDAERSLENLYDANLLIDTGEDRYRFHDLVRLHAAEKAAQDEPDEERAAVFRRIADHYVATATRAEKAVDPYHPLRERSYGPGPVVEGDPGPGPRAALDWLERELPQLMAVIRHARAAGAAEACWQLADAMGPLFIRRKHYDEWLAAYEEGLVAAREVGDTQAACRMLTSGGQGELGRGGHGRALEMFEEAAGLFSSIGDLLGHARTLNYRGLAHQRLGQLDEAAALFARAAVELPRHGDERAGGLARLNAADIDLTLGRAERAAEGAAAARAVLLAVDDPYNAARAATLLGRSALLRGGLDEAERLLSEALADLGAVGADSETARALRALAEVAEGRGERALARERYHQALTLAVAANQPGQAEGLRERLRLLDGDGDGDGDGDGDGDGGGDEVEGGVGDEVEGGGEVEGGVGGEGEAGG
- a CDS encoding exodeoxyribonuclease III, producing the protein MLTVTSVNVNGLRAAAKKGFVEWLAGTSADVLCLQEVRAEPEQLPEGVRQPEGWHVVHAPSVAKGRAGVSLYSRREPDRIQVGFGSAEFAGSGRYVEADLPGVTVASLYLPSGEVGTERQDEKVRFMGEFLAHLKELRERAAADGREVVVCGDWNIAHQQADLKNWRGNQKNSGFLPEERAWLSQVFDERDGAYVDVLRALHPDVEGPYTWWSYRGRAFDNDTGWRIDYQVATAGLAARAVKGYVERAATHAERWSDHAPVTVVYE
- a CDS encoding MerR family transcriptional regulator — its product is MEELAGMAGITVRTLRFYRERKLIPPPRREGRIAWYDDTHLARLRTISALLERGHTLSGIAELAEAFDQGRHVGELLGLGAPTEEVPVHLSPEELADHFGDQATSENLSAALDLGYLATDGGEIVHISRRLLDASAALVREGVPLADVLAAGRRVREHAEALAALFTDLVLTRPGRTPEDLERLRPLAKAVTEAELSMALDRRLRKSTYEQSQNG